The genomic window ATCTGACTCTCGTacgttaaaaatgttttggatTTTAACTTGCAGAGAAATTAGTTCACGCTGTCTCGTTTATGAATCTCTCCTTAGTTCCTTAGTCCTTACCTATACTTGTGCTCTATGATATAAAACAGCtttggcctaaaggtctagataccaggccataaactccaaaaaaaaaaaatataaaacagctGATTATGGGAATGCTAGTTGACACTTGAGTTTGACAATCGACCAACTCAATTCTGTAGAATTTCCAGTGTTttgaaaagtttaattttgtagattttactcttttgtacatattttagGTGTAGGCCTAgagtttaaaactttttaactataatttattaaataaaccctATGTACATAATGTCGCTCTACAAAGACTTgaattagaaaattattttgcacattaaggttatgtaataaaagtttattactcaattttttaaattaaactttgaaATAATCGTATGTGTACTGCATAGTCATGATGGCACAAAATAgccaagaaaaaaatactttagacCACAAGGAAGATAAAGAAGCTGAAGCTGACTCTGAAACTAACATTGAGGAGGTTCTTGAGGATAGTTGGTtggtaagtaaatattatataaaaaatatatcacacgaatattttatatatatattttacttataatagATTATTTGGCGTAAGTTAATGaatgttaatgtttttttggtataattaatgaaaatatatactagtaataatagacataatatatcatatcTATAAACCACTAAGTTTTGACTAAAGAATAAACTTaagcatttttataaatttactgttCTTTCATAGATACGGGATTGTGAAGTATACAGTGATGAATATGATGAATGCACAAGCTTTAAAGGAAGGTTTcaccaatattttatatatggtGAGACCCTGGACTGCAATCAGTGGAAAAGAGATTGTGACAACTGCTACAAATGGGTGGATAGTAAAGATGTCAAAGCTGGAGtaagttttatatatgtaacaaatagtTCATAGCCTTTGTCTGTAgatttataatagaaataaactgCAACATAGTTACGTTACATCAGTATGGAAAGAAGCAGACATTTTTTTGTGCCGTTGTTAAGATACTGGGAAGGTACAGAGCTTCTCAGTACTACTAACattgtatgtttatttatgaGAATCctgcacaaattatttaattagacaTTAATAATTTGTGAAGAATTTGTTTGTATGAGATAAATTTACTTACAGGAAGCAGTCATAATTAGTGAAAAGAATCGAAGAATGGATAGATTAAGAGCTCACTATAGGAATGATATTTGGAAAAAGCGTGATTTACCGCCAGATGACTGGTCAGCCCCATTACCTGAGTGGATGGTCAAAAGGGATGAGAATACATATTTAGCACAAAAAGCTAAAGAAATTAGAGAAGGAACTGAAACTGTTGAAAAAGAAAGCACATGTTCAATAATGTAGTCAAAAAGTGTAGTAGATGCGTTCTATTTCTTTTCTGCAGATTGATAAGATTTTTACCTCTATCAAAAAAGACATTTTAAGTTTTGCCAAAAAGATTGGCAATATAACAGTGTTAACAAGTTACCTCTTTAGTGTGTTAGAACATTAGGTAAATGTAAgttgttttgttatatattagattaaatagCCAATTACAGTGATTTATTAagacattgtttttttttaattaagggCTACAGTAAGTATTAAATACTTACTGTACTTAACTGTATCTAATTTTAGGTATACATATTTGGTAtagcatttaaataaaatatatgaatttcactctaaaacatttaatttacatgGTTATAAGTAAGCAATGTACAAAAATCACTCAAACATACTGTTTTAACAACTATTTGAAATCTGAAttcaaaagtatatatattgatgagtttatatatatagtaggATACAAGTAGTTTTTACGATTATcacaatgttataaataataaatttgtgatAATACTAAAATCTAAAAGATAGTAGatgcctttaaaaattatcacacCCATTCGATAATTACGCAAACAATTGATTGGAAAAACTTTTTCTGACCCAGCAACGAAGTTATCAGTACATGATAAGACCAACTATAATTACAAATAGGATTGTTTTATCTGTTTACTTGAACGGTTGTCTCGTTCTTGTTTATTAGTAGTTTTAAGAATTACACCGATGAATCGAGTCCTCTGTCGTACTCTTTGGAACGTAAAGTTGAATCTACGTGTCCCAATGGCTCGAAACGCGTCCTACCTTATTGAAGATCCAAAGTATTCCTTTCTGAAGGATTTGGGCTTGGAGAAGACCAACGTCGGTGTGTTCAATGGTAAATGGCAAGCCAATGGAAAGGTAAggcatacattttatttcatacgTACTTATTGTATTCGTTTTAACTATTGCTGGTCACCGGAAGAATTGGAAAATTTTACGAGTTTGAATGTAGAATGTGTCATCTAAAGTTAATGTATCGTAGCTTTAGCTTCGGACTagggaa from Pieris napi chromosome 12, ilPieNapi1.2, whole genome shotgun sequence includes these protein-coding regions:
- the LOC125054359 gene encoding UPF0545 protein C22orf39 homolog, producing MMAQNSQEKNTLDHKEDKEAEADSETNIEEVLEDSWLIRDCEVYSDEYDECTSFKGRFHQYFIYGETLDCNQWKRDCDNCYKWVDSKDVKAGEAVIISEKNRRMDRLRAHYRNDIWKKRDLPPDDWSAPLPEWMVKRDENTYLAQKAKEIREGTETVEKESTCSIM